Proteins found in one candidate division KSB1 bacterium genomic segment:
- a CDS encoding sigma-70 family RNA polymerase sigma factor, whose protein sequence is MTDSELIASILDGDRSRFNALIWRWEKPIYNFTLRYLGNKESARDVTQKVFIRTFKNLRKLRDPDKFPSWIYQIAANLCKDEIKKQRRRDFISLDLIHENCENNGHILPSELLESESKGPDAHVSRKQMSQLLQKALQQLPEEQRVVIIMKEYQGLKFKEIAEALNQPLNTIKSRMYYGLHSLRKILQQWQLTEEVLNYEL, encoded by the coding sequence ATGACTGATAGCGAATTAATAGCGAGTATTTTGGATGGCGATCGCTCTCGATTCAATGCGCTAATCTGGCGGTGGGAAAAGCCGATCTATAATTTCACGTTGCGCTATCTGGGAAATAAAGAATCTGCTCGGGATGTGACGCAGAAAGTGTTTATTCGAACATTCAAAAATTTGAGAAAATTGAGAGATCCCGATAAATTCCCATCTTGGATCTATCAAATCGCCGCCAATCTGTGCAAAGATGAGATCAAAAAACAAAGGCGTCGCGATTTCATCTCACTGGACTTGATCCATGAGAATTGCGAGAACAATGGTCATATACTGCCGAGCGAACTGCTCGAATCGGAAAGCAAAGGACCCGATGCGCATGTGAGTCGAAAGCAGATGAGCCAGTTGCTCCAAAAAGCGCTGCAGCAACTGCCAGAGGAGCAGCGGGTTGTGATCATTATGAAAGAATATCAGGGGTTAAAATTCAAAGAGATCGCCGAGGCCTTGAACCAGCCACTCAATACCATAAAATCTCGGATGTATTACGGCTTACACAGCTTGCGAAAAATTTTGCAGCAATGGCAGCTCACAGAGGAGGTGTTAAATTATGAATTGTGA
- a CDS encoding zf-HC2 domain-containing protein has translation MNCEQSRSLMMDYLYDELADEDRQLLEAHVTNCRSCHQELAALRQTSAILQQWEDADPDFHLVMVAPKISFMERLKELLSVPRRRLARFALGAALALMIAFIVLAIANTEISYRSGEFSFRISLLPRAVPPSTVDPMLTQQTIERLQQENFYLMTTLIQQSEARQRQEFAANLLKLKKDIERQRLEDLHLVGLGLEDIEQKTVKKIERTDRSLNEFIRLISGQQK, from the coding sequence ATGAATTGTGAACAATCGAGATCGTTAATGATGGACTACCTTTATGATGAGCTTGCAGATGAGGACCGACAATTGTTAGAAGCGCATGTCACCAATTGTAGGTCTTGCCACCAGGAATTAGCTGCACTTCGACAGACGTCAGCTATTTTGCAGCAATGGGAAGATGCCGATCCCGATTTCCACCTGGTGATGGTCGCTCCCAAAATTTCCTTCATGGAACGGCTGAAAGAGTTGCTTTCTGTGCCCCGACGGAGGCTAGCACGATTCGCGCTGGGAGCTGCGCTTGCGCTCATGATAGCGTTCATCGTCCTCGCTATTGCCAACACCGAGATTTCTTATCGGTCTGGTGAATTCTCCTTTCGAATCAGCTTACTGCCGCGAGCCGTCCCACCCTCCACGGTTGATCCGATGCTGACGCAGCAAACTATCGAACGATTACAACAGGAGAATTTTTATTTGATGACTACGCTCATCCAGCAAAGTGAAGCACGGCAGCGCCAAGAATTCGCAGCCAATCTGTTGAAGCTCAAAAAAGACATCGAACGACAACGATTGGAAGACCTCCACCTGGTGGGCCTTGGCTTAGAGGACATCGAACAAAAAACTGTCAAAAAAATCGAGCGGACCGATCGATCATTAAATGAATTCATTCGACTGATCAGCGGTCAACAAAAATAA
- a CDS encoding helix-turn-helix transcriptional regulator codes for MRQEIGKRLRAIRERLGITQAEVGEKLGIQSQHVSKYERGETVPTWENLIKLVERYDVNINWLLTGKGSMFLSPINYSTTGEKQGLSIKDLELDSQLEEIIIELQNDSDLKRLIYDYIKHYRQLRLTTTRLQEKIDQMKKKL; via the coding sequence ATGAGACAGGAGATCGGAAAAAGGCTGAGAGCGATTCGGGAGCGGCTGGGGATCACGCAAGCGGAGGTCGGAGAAAAATTGGGGATTCAGTCCCAGCATGTCAGCAAATACGAGCGCGGTGAAACCGTTCCCACCTGGGAGAACCTAATTAAATTAGTAGAACGGTACGATGTGAATATCAACTGGTTGCTCACCGGCAAGGGGAGCATGTTCCTTTCCCCCATCAATTATTCAACCACTGGTGAGAAACAGGGCCTGTCGATCAAGGATTTGGAACTGGATAGCCAGCTTGAAGAAATTATTATTGAGTTGCAGAATGATTCAGACCTGAAGCGGTTGATCTACGACTATATCAAGCATTATCGCCAGCTTCGGCTCACCACGACTCGGTTGCAGGAGAAGATCGATCAGATGAAAAAAAAGTTATGA
- a CDS encoding Ig-like domain-containing protein — protein MAHHLYRKVLLVGIVVWLGCAKQMPPPGGPVDTIPPEIVRSVPSPGETNVPTRTKIEIVFSEGMDHKSVENAIFISPWPSERVWFRWSRRKLKIEFGDTLKENRTYVVTIGSRASDLRNNQMKNSFSLAFATGEQIDVGQISGAVYSPSGVEGTLVCAYSLQDSHDVDPAVLLADYYTQTGSNGQYQLRYIAPGKYRLFAIRDRDGNRKYTRGIDGLGIATRDIELTAEATSISDINFQIFVEDTIPPTVKSVYALHRTAILVRFSKAINDFDEQQPDKYFIISSAKDSTEKLVLRSCYKNRFDATTVFLSTEPQQAESYLLSARHLFDLSGHPLDSSQSQLEFIGTIQADTVQPTILFRSISDRQTGVLLTPEIRFGFSEPMDTSAFERSFSLRDRDSLLVPGNFHWNNPADVSFAVENALQSASSYTIRLQIDSITDQSGNRLADTSAVTHFRTINQDTLSAIAGTVIDELPATTGKIYMTAKSEHNSYHQVLDEPGPYRFEAILPGIYTIYGFRDADGNGSYSYGRAVPFQPAERFFYYSDSIKVRSRWPNEGNDIRFK, from the coding sequence ATGGCGCACCACCTGTATCGAAAAGTGCTACTGGTTGGAATTGTGGTTTGGCTCGGCTGTGCGAAACAGATGCCGCCGCCAGGGGGACCGGTGGACACTATCCCGCCGGAAATCGTCCGCAGTGTTCCATCGCCAGGCGAAACCAACGTACCAACCCGCACAAAAATCGAGATCGTCTTCAGCGAGGGCATGGATCACAAATCTGTCGAGAACGCCATCTTTATCTCGCCGTGGCCGTCAGAGCGCGTTTGGTTCCGCTGGTCCCGAAGAAAATTAAAGATCGAATTCGGGGACACGCTAAAAGAAAATCGGACTTACGTTGTCACCATTGGCTCTCGAGCTAGCGATCTGCGCAACAATCAAATGAAAAACTCATTTTCGCTAGCGTTTGCTACTGGAGAACAAATCGACGTGGGACAAATTTCTGGTGCCGTTTATAGCCCTTCTGGAGTTGAGGGAACGCTGGTCTGCGCCTACTCGCTGCAAGATTCTCATGATGTTGATCCGGCGGTGTTATTAGCAGATTACTACACCCAAACCGGTTCGAACGGCCAATATCAATTACGCTATATCGCCCCTGGCAAGTATCGCTTATTCGCCATTCGAGATCGCGATGGCAATCGAAAATACACGCGGGGGATCGATGGTTTAGGCATCGCAACAAGAGACATAGAATTGACCGCAGAGGCGACGTCAATTAGTGATATCAATTTCCAAATTTTTGTAGAGGACACGATTCCTCCAACAGTAAAATCCGTTTATGCGCTTCATCGAACCGCTATTCTGGTGCGCTTCAGCAAAGCGATCAATGATTTTGATGAACAGCAACCAGATAAATATTTCATTATTTCGTCGGCAAAGGATTCCACGGAGAAATTGGTCCTTCGCTCATGTTACAAAAATCGCTTTGATGCGACCACGGTATTTTTGTCCACCGAACCCCAGCAGGCAGAGAGCTATTTGTTATCGGCACGGCACTTGTTCGATCTCTCTGGCCATCCGCTGGATAGCAGCCAAAGTCAACTGGAATTCATTGGCACGATTCAAGCTGACACAGTTCAGCCCACCATCTTATTTCGTTCAATCTCAGATCGGCAGACCGGCGTTCTTTTAACACCAGAGATTCGATTTGGTTTCTCCGAGCCAATGGATACCTCTGCCTTCGAGCGATCTTTTTCGCTTAGGGATCGCGATAGTTTGCTCGTGCCTGGAAACTTTCATTGGAACAACCCAGCAGATGTCTCCTTCGCGGTCGAGAATGCATTACAAAGCGCTTCGAGCTATACCATCCGCCTTCAGATCGACTCTATTACAGATCAATCGGGGAATCGATTAGCGGACACGTCGGCTGTCACTCATTTCCGCACGATCAATCAGGACACTCTTTCTGCTATTGCTGGCACAGTGATCGATGAGCTTCCTGCAACGACGGGCAAAATCTATATGACCGCTAAAAGTGAGCACAATAGCTATCACCAAGTGCTGGATGAACCCGGCCCATATCGGTTCGAAGCTATTTTGCCTGGCATCTATACCATCTACGGTTTTCGAGACGCGGATGGCAATGGCAGCTATAGCTATGGCAGGGCTGTACCATTTCAACCAGCCGAACGATTTTTTTATTATTCAGACTCTATCAAAGTTCGGTCTCGTTGGCCAAACGAGGGCAACGACATCCGCTTCAAATAG
- the lysA gene encoding diaminopimelate decarboxylase — translation MNRFAYWDQYLYCEDLSIEALAEKYGTPLYLYSKNMIVENYHAMDRAFAGVPHTICYAMKANSNFHILKLLASLGSGADVVSGGELLLALRAGIPAEKIVYAGVGKTDAEIEFAIDQGILALNVESEPELELVNQIALRMGQQAPVAIRINPDIDIHGHPYISTGKAINKFGIEIVRAQQAFLRAKDLDGIDIVGVHCHIGSQILNLEYYVAAAKKLFEFVQWVREAGIELQHIDIGGGLGVHYPDLIPDYAELPSERVPTPNALAEKVLSILKPLGLEILIEPGRSIIGETGALICKVLYIKKSHDKNFAVVDAGMNDLIRPSLYNAYHQIVPLRKRSNDWEIYDVVGPICETGDFLAKDRKLPQLEPGDYLAIMTAGAYGYSLASNYNSRPRPIEVWVDRNHDQVIRDREKVEEWLPK, via the coding sequence ATGAATCGATTTGCTTATTGGGATCAATATCTCTATTGCGAAGACTTGAGCATCGAGGCGCTCGCGGAAAAATACGGGACGCCATTGTACCTTTATAGCAAGAACATGATCGTTGAAAATTACCACGCGATGGATCGAGCGTTTGCTGGTGTGCCCCACACCATCTGCTATGCGATGAAAGCGAATTCCAATTTCCACATTTTGAAACTATTGGCATCGCTTGGCAGCGGAGCTGATGTAGTCTCTGGTGGTGAATTGCTTTTGGCATTGCGGGCGGGTATCCCAGCGGAGAAAATTGTATATGCTGGTGTGGGAAAGACTGATGCTGAAATCGAATTTGCTATTGATCAGGGGATTCTAGCATTGAATGTCGAATCAGAGCCAGAATTGGAACTGGTCAATCAAATTGCGCTTCGCATGGGTCAGCAAGCTCCCGTCGCTATCCGCATTAACCCCGATATCGACATTCATGGTCATCCTTATATCTCAACTGGCAAGGCGATCAATAAATTTGGAATCGAGATCGTCCGTGCTCAACAAGCGTTTTTGCGCGCCAAGGACCTGGATGGCATTGATATTGTGGGGGTGCATTGCCATATCGGATCTCAGATTTTGAATCTCGAGTACTATGTGGCAGCAGCCAAGAAGTTGTTCGAGTTTGTGCAATGGGTACGCGAGGCAGGCATAGAACTCCAGCATATCGATATTGGTGGCGGACTGGGCGTCCATTACCCTGATTTGATTCCTGATTACGCGGAACTACCCAGTGAACGGGTTCCCACGCCCAATGCGCTGGCCGAGAAAGTGCTCTCAATTTTAAAACCGCTCGGGTTGGAGATCTTAATCGAACCAGGTCGCTCTATAATTGGTGAAACCGGAGCACTGATTTGCAAGGTGCTGTATATTAAAAAATCACATGATAAAAATTTTGCCGTGGTCGATGCGGGAATGAACGACCTCATTCGGCCAAGCTTATACAATGCTTATCATCAAATTGTGCCGCTGCGCAAACGCAGCAATGATTGGGAAATTTATGACGTTGTCGGCCCAATTTGTGAGACAGGTGATTTCTTGGCAAAAGATCGAAAGCTTCCCCAGCTGGAGCCCGGCGATTACCTCGCGATTATGACTGCTGGAGCATACGGCTATTCCTTGGCAAGCAATTATAATTCCAGGCCCAGACCCATCGAAGTGTGGGTTGATCGAAATCATGACCAAGTCATTCGCGATCGAGAAAAGGTGGAGGAGTGGCTCCCGAAGTAG
- the dapF gene encoding diaminopimelate epimerase, whose protein sequence is MKPDRVINFAKLSATGNDFILFDNRDGRFRGEEREFFRDICQRRFSVGADGILLLESSQRHDFSLRYYNSDGSLGEMCGNGARAAAYYAWRHGIAGSTMTFDVLGVSYEATIKDNGVNLIMPPPVSIQEFPGVADQADGVEGGYLNVGVPHYVLFVEDVELVDVETIGRKYRYHPVFQPWGANVNFVQVLDQNHIKIRTYERGVEAETLACGTGTISAAILAYRQRAIHVPVTVQARGGQLRVFFETDMTKILLEGQAKIVYYGQLIDR, encoded by the coding sequence ATGAAACCAGATCGAGTGATCAATTTTGCCAAGCTTTCGGCTACTGGCAATGACTTTATTTTGTTCGATAATCGGGACGGAAGATTTCGCGGGGAAGAGCGCGAGTTTTTTCGTGATATTTGTCAGCGCCGCTTCTCCGTTGGAGCCGATGGAATTTTGCTGTTGGAGTCCAGCCAGCGACATGATTTTTCGCTTCGCTATTATAATTCAGACGGGTCGTTGGGAGAGATGTGCGGGAATGGGGCGCGTGCGGCTGCCTATTATGCATGGCGGCATGGAATTGCTGGCTCGACGATGACATTTGACGTGCTCGGGGTGAGCTATGAAGCGACCATCAAAGACAACGGAGTCAATTTGATCATGCCGCCGCCTGTATCCATTCAGGAGTTCCCTGGTGTAGCGGATCAGGCCGACGGGGTTGAAGGTGGCTATCTCAACGTCGGAGTCCCCCACTATGTACTCTTTGTAGAAGATGTAGAATTGGTCGATGTGGAAACCATTGGCAGAAAATATCGGTATCATCCAGTGTTTCAGCCCTGGGGAGCCAATGTCAATTTCGTCCAGGTGCTGGATCAGAACCATATCAAAATTCGGACCTATGAGCGCGGTGTGGAGGCCGAGACTCTGGCTTGCGGAACAGGGACCATTTCGGCTGCGATCCTTGCCTATCGTCAAAGGGCGATCCATGTACCAGTGACTGTACAAGCGCGCGGCGGTCAATTGAGAGTTTTTTTTGAAACCGATATGACGAAAATTTTACTTGAAGGTCAAGCTAAAATTGTGTATTATGGTCAGTTAATTGATCGTTAA
- a CDS encoding adenylate/guanylate cyclase domain-containing protein translates to MKTKTLRAFYIGNLIGLATAAVIIVVTNGIFPKLFDGFEAKTLDLRYISKIRKLEAMRAGQTIDDIVIIDIDNRSLNQFGRFQQWPRDYYIDVLNFLAQSRALVIGFDILFMEPDIDRVADQQFVEATAKAGNVCHAFSFSRAEPEAFLYKMDALPEALDRSGFSYIFSEAIVKRFPMAERFDGKFYDLYNAAKRIGFVNFQPDNDAVIRNMPLFMNFGGELYPSLAMAMVLFLYDIHNNQIEIEPGKYIRLSVVTPKQQRLITIPIDNQGQMLINYMGSYQTFRYVSFYDVWANRVPAEFFTNKVVLIGASAAGLFDLRPVPFQNALPGVEIHANVICNILTQNFIRRIPTVVNWLIVALLSMLISTIAISLRLKINIPIILMSSVGFVFITFWAFNNYNLWIENVRPMVSVLFSLIAVLMYRYITESKDKRKIKVMFQHYLSAAVVNELLSNPSQLKLGGERKVATAFFSDIKDFSTIAESLEPERLVSVLNEYFSAMTEVILRYEGFLDKYVGDAIVSIFGIPIEQEDHAIRACNAALDMRKELVILSQMWKREGKPAFEARIGINSGPMIAGNIGGTNRFDYTVIGDSVNLAARLESANKIYGTSIIISDETFSQVHKNFWCRELDSIRVKGKTKPVRIYELIGRKTEEIDPVRAKSLEYFLKGLEIYRKRDWIHAYDLFQKALTLNPYDGPSREFIRRCKLFIEYPRPENWDGVFEMKEK, encoded by the coding sequence ATGAAAACCAAGACGCTGCGAGCTTTCTACATCGGGAATTTGATCGGGCTGGCAACTGCAGCAGTCATCATTGTGGTCACCAATGGGATCTTTCCCAAACTGTTCGATGGTTTTGAAGCGAAGACGCTGGACCTTCGTTATATTTCCAAAATTCGAAAACTGGAAGCAATGCGGGCAGGACAGACCATTGATGATATCGTGATCATCGATATTGATAACCGAAGCCTCAACCAATTTGGTCGATTTCAGCAATGGCCACGAGATTACTACATCGACGTGCTCAATTTTTTAGCCCAGTCGCGGGCATTAGTAATCGGTTTCGATATCCTATTCATGGAGCCAGATATCGATCGGGTGGCTGATCAGCAGTTCGTCGAGGCGACAGCCAAAGCAGGAAACGTCTGCCACGCTTTTTCTTTTTCACGCGCTGAACCTGAGGCATTTCTTTATAAAATGGATGCTCTGCCAGAGGCTTTGGACCGATCTGGGTTCAGTTATATTTTTTCAGAAGCGATCGTCAAGCGATTTCCAATGGCAGAACGGTTTGATGGGAAATTCTACGATCTCTATAATGCAGCGAAACGGATTGGCTTCGTCAATTTTCAGCCCGATAACGACGCTGTAATTCGCAACATGCCTCTGTTCATGAACTTTGGTGGCGAGCTCTATCCCTCACTCGCCATGGCCATGGTCCTCTTCTTGTACGATATTCACAACAACCAAATCGAGATCGAACCAGGTAAGTACATCCGATTGTCAGTGGTTACACCGAAGCAGCAGCGGCTCATCACAATCCCAATTGACAACCAAGGGCAAATGTTGATCAACTACATGGGGAGCTATCAAACGTTTCGATATGTCTCTTTTTATGATGTGTGGGCGAACCGCGTTCCAGCGGAGTTTTTCACCAATAAAGTGGTGCTGATCGGCGCCTCCGCCGCTGGTTTGTTCGATCTCCGCCCCGTGCCATTTCAAAACGCGCTTCCTGGAGTCGAGATCCATGCCAACGTGATCTGCAACATTTTGACTCAGAATTTCATCCGTCGCATCCCCACCGTGGTGAACTGGCTGATCGTTGCGCTGCTCTCGATGCTTATTAGCACCATCGCAATTTCGTTGCGGCTCAAAATCAATATCCCCATCATCCTGATGTCATCTGTCGGGTTCGTTTTCATAACATTTTGGGCGTTCAATAACTACAATCTCTGGATCGAAAACGTACGGCCGATGGTAAGCGTGCTATTTAGCCTTATCGCGGTATTGATGTATCGCTATATAACGGAGAGCAAGGATAAGCGAAAAATCAAGGTGATGTTCCAGCATTATCTCTCCGCAGCGGTAGTCAATGAACTTTTGAGTAATCCCAGCCAGTTGAAATTGGGCGGCGAGCGCAAAGTTGCCACAGCCTTTTTTTCAGATATAAAAGATTTCAGCACCATAGCTGAAAGTCTGGAACCAGAACGATTGGTTTCGGTGTTAAATGAATACTTTTCTGCAATGACCGAAGTCATTCTCCGGTATGAGGGCTTTCTTGATAAATATGTGGGCGATGCAATTGTTTCAATTTTCGGGATCCCCATTGAGCAAGAGGATCATGCGATTCGCGCCTGCAACGCCGCCCTGGATATGCGCAAAGAACTGGTCATTTTGAGCCAGATGTGGAAACGGGAAGGCAAGCCGGCCTTCGAAGCTCGGATTGGGATCAATTCCGGTCCAATGATCGCAGGAAATATTGGTGGCACCAATCGATTTGATTATACCGTGATCGGTGATAGTGTGAATTTGGCAGCCAGGCTGGAAAGCGCCAACAAAATTTATGGGACATCCATCATTATCAGTGACGAAACGTTCTCCCAGGTGCACAAGAATTTTTGGTGTCGCGAATTGGATTCGATCCGCGTCAAGGGAAAAACCAAGCCGGTGCGCATCTACGAATTGATCGGTCGAAAGACTGAAGAGATCGACCCGGTCCGTGCGAAAAGCCTGGAGTATTTTTTAAAAGGACTTGAGATTTATCGCAAGCGGGATTGGATCCACGCATATGATCTATTTCAAAAGGCATTGACCTTGAATCCATATGACGGTCCATCCCGCGAGTTTATCCGACGCTGTAAACTGTTTATCGAATATCCTCGTCCAGAAAATTGGGATGGGGTATTTGAGATGAAAGAAAAATAA
- a CDS encoding NYN domain-containing protein encodes MYPHYLIDGYNLIHVVSELSRFLDSGLEQARNRLIHLLQSYAVTHRVAITVVFDGNEVGHIEPPVPANPRLQIRYSHPPEKADPVIKRIIDKAKNRRSIILISADNELTRYGRASGTQVLSPQGFFDRICQPANQKQMEQKFNSELSEAELADWLKIFRAQDK; translated from the coding sequence ATGTATCCCCATTACTTGATTGATGGCTATAATCTGATTCATGTTGTCTCTGAGCTGAGTCGCTTCCTGGATAGCGGATTGGAACAGGCGCGCAATCGCCTAATCCATCTCTTGCAAAGCTATGCTGTGACGCATCGGGTAGCTATCACTGTCGTATTTGATGGCAATGAAGTGGGTCACATAGAGCCCCCCGTTCCAGCAAACCCTCGATTACAAATCCGCTACTCTCATCCGCCAGAAAAAGCCGATCCCGTAATCAAACGGATCATCGATAAAGCAAAGAATCGGCGGTCGATTATTCTCATTTCTGCGGATAATGAATTGACCCGTTATGGTCGTGCTTCTGGTACACAAGTTCTTTCGCCACAAGGATTCTTTGACCGTATTTGTCAGCCGGCCAATCAAAAGCAGATGGAGCAGAAATTTAATTCGGAGCTTTCAGAAGCGGAACTGGCCGATTGGTTGAAAATTTTTCGAGCGCAGGACAAATGA
- a CDS encoding ATP-binding protein has translation MTQTSKATAKLLFRQKFYIRSLILITVMVLFGLNLGSWLFLKRIDRYLEVELEKRLTSIARLADRLLLKQYIDDLLNNLEPAFASFYIRQDLNKLVDNQELQAAYIIDRDFQVLVSAGRGLLDEPRRTYLRQDSTAIALAWQGTIAAAPLHVVAGNRFKNVYAPLRDISLDVVALLVLEANADFFAVLGFFQRGLIIAGLISFGLIILFVVFISWMITLLIRNQESLKQAEQLAAMGRMAASMAHEIRNPLGIIKSTADVLKEKYGHLQQPDELFDYISDEVKRLNVLVNNFLSFAREPKLSPKLADLNQAVNRAVSAIQRELANKEIQIRVRPCQNLAPFYFDDDAIHQVLINLLLNAIQAIDSQGSIDIALEMTTLKDRPYAILTIADTGCGIEGDISQIFQPFYTSKSSGSGLGLTISQQLVHQHGGWIEAESQPGQGATFRIFLPIAS, from the coding sequence ATGACCCAAACAAGCAAAGCAACAGCGAAACTGCTGTTCAGACAAAAATTCTATATTCGCTCGCTGATTCTCATCACCGTCATGGTGCTATTTGGTTTGAACTTGGGGAGCTGGCTGTTTCTTAAGCGAATCGATCGCTATTTGGAAGTCGAACTCGAAAAACGGCTCACTTCGATTGCTAGGCTGGCCGATCGCCTCTTGCTCAAACAATATATCGATGATCTGCTTAACAACCTTGAGCCGGCATTCGCTTCGTTTTATATTAGACAAGATTTGAACAAACTGGTCGATAATCAGGAGCTTCAGGCGGCCTACATCATCGATCGCGATTTTCAGGTGCTTGTCTCGGCCGGTCGTGGGTTATTGGATGAGCCGCGGAGAACCTATTTGCGCCAGGATAGTACAGCAATTGCACTGGCATGGCAAGGAACGATTGCCGCCGCTCCACTCCATGTCGTCGCTGGCAATCGTTTTAAAAATGTCTATGCGCCACTCAGAGATATCTCACTGGACGTCGTCGCCCTTCTGGTGCTGGAAGCCAACGCCGATTTTTTTGCAGTGTTGGGATTTTTTCAGCGCGGTCTCATCATCGCTGGCCTCATCAGCTTCGGGTTGATCATTCTGTTCGTGGTCTTCATCTCCTGGATGATTACCTTGCTCATCCGGAACCAGGAATCATTAAAGCAGGCTGAACAATTAGCCGCAATGGGTCGGATGGCCGCCTCAATGGCGCATGAAATCCGCAACCCTTTGGGGATCATCAAAAGCACTGCCGATGTGCTGAAAGAAAAATATGGTCATCTGCAACAACCAGATGAGCTGTTCGACTACATTTCCGATGAAGTCAAGCGACTCAATGTGCTGGTGAACAATTTTCTTTCGTTTGCCAGAGAACCAAAGCTGAGCCCCAAATTGGCGGACCTCAATCAAGCGGTCAATCGCGCCGTATCCGCTATCCAGCGGGAATTGGCCAATAAAGAGATCCAGATTCGCGTTCGACCCTGCCAAAATTTAGCGCCATTTTATTTTGATGATGATGCCATCCACCAAGTGTTAATCAATCTGTTGCTCAATGCAATTCAAGCCATTGATTCGCAGGGATCGATCGATATCGCGCTAGAGATGACTACACTCAAGGACCGGCCATACGCGATTTTGACGATCGCTGATACGGGTTGTGGGATTGAAGGTGATATTTCACAAATTTTCCAGCCGTTCTATACAAGCAAATCATCTGGCAGCGGTCTGGGACTCACAATCAGCCAACAACTGGTTCACCAGCATGGTGGCTGGATTGAAGCCGAATCCCAACCCGGGCAAGGTGCCACGTTTCGGATTTTTTTGCCGATAGCTTCGTGA